One window of the Micromonas commoda chromosome 9, complete sequence genome contains the following:
- the NTR2.3 gene encoding major facilitator superfamily (nitrate), with protein sequence MSASLAQPEWVPPTYSIPVDSENKAKSLNIFSFSHPHHAAFHMSWMGFFVSFVSTFAAPPMIAIIREDLDLTKPDLGSAGLAAVTGTIGARVLMGSVCDVVGPRYGLSIVLLLSAPFCFCMSYVTTPVGFLICRMGIGLGLATFVASQFWMSCMFNGKCVGLANATAAGWGNLGGGVTQFLMPLIFRAMTSATEGRVFSAWRWAYLVPGLLHTIMGVAVMFVGQDLPEGNFKFLHTSGQIEKKSALNTQYLGITNYRMWCMVATYGFCFGVELTMNNIVAAYLYDQFELDLVTAGTLASTYGLMNLFARSIGGYVSDLMSVKFGMRGRLWTLWVVQTVEGVLCIFMGLAKDSLASTILLMVAFSICVQASEGASYGIVPYITRRALGVVSGYIGAGGNAGSTICMALFFTSASIPVYQGIMYMGFTIIGVTLLVIPIHFPMWGSMFFPGDPNVSEEDYYIAREFTEDEIKEGLALPVQKFCQNSYQERAPSMRPAESPVVAKV encoded by the exons ATGTCCGCTTCCTTGGCCCAACCCGAATGGGTTCCGCCCACGTACTCGATCCCCGTGGATAG CGAGAACAAGGCGAAGAGCCTCAACATATTCTCATTCAGCCACCCGCACCATGCCGCTTTCCACATGTCCTGGATGGGCTTCTTCGTGTCCTTCGTGTCCACCTTCGCGGCTCCTCCGATGATCGCCATCATCCGTGAGGACCTCGACCTCACCAAGCCCGACCTCGGTtccgcgggcctcgccgcggtcaccggcacgatcggcgcccgcgtcctcaTGGGTTCCGtctgcgacgtcgtcggtccCAGGTACGGACTCTCCATCGTCCTCCTGCTCTCCGCGCCCTTCTGCTTCTGCATGTCGTACGTCACCACCCCCGTCGGATTTCTCATCTGCCGAATGGGCATCGGCCTAGGGCTCGCCACCTTCGTGGCGTCGCAGTTCTGGATGTCGTGCATGTTCAACGGCAAGTgcgtcggcctcgcgaacgccaccgccgcgggctggGGTAAcctcggtggcggcgtgACGCAGTTCCTCATGCCCCTCATCTTTCGCGCCAtgacctccgcgacggagggtcGAGTCTTTTCCGCGTGGCGGTGGGCTTACCTGGTGCCCGGCCTCCTCCACACCATCatgggcgtcgccgtcatgTTCGTCGGGCAGGATCTTCCCGAGGGTAACTTCAAGTTCCTTCACACCTCCGGCCAGATCGAGAAGAAGTCCGCGCTGAACACGCAGTACCTCGGCATCACCAACTACCGCATGTGGTGCATGGTCGCCACCTACGGCTTCTgcttcggcgtcgagctcacCATGAAcaacatcgtcgccgcgtacctGTACGATCAGTTCGAGCTCgacctcgtcaccgcgggcaCCCTGGCGTCCACCTACGGCCTGATGAACCTCTTCGCGAGATCCATCGGGGGATACGTCTCCGACCTGATGTCCGTGAAATTCGGCATGCGCGGGCGCCTCTGGACCCTCTGGGTGGTTCAgaccgtcgagggcgtcctcTGCATATTCATGGGGCTCGCCAAGGACAGTCTGGCGTCCACCATCCTACTCATGGTGGCCTTCTCCATCTGCGTGCAGGCGTCGGAGGGTGCGTCGTACGGCATCGTCCCTTACATCACGCGCAGGGCGCTGGGAGTCGTGTCCGGGtacatcggcgccggcggcaacGCGGGATCCACGATCTGCATGGCGCTCTTCttcacgtccgcgtccatcccGGTGTACCAGGGCATCATGTACATGGGCTTCACCATCATCGGCGTCACGCTGCTCGTCATCCCGATCCATTTCCCGATGTGGGGCTCCATGTTTTTCCCCGGCGATCCCAACGTCTCCGAGGAGGATTACTACATCGCGAGGGAGTTCACGGAGGACGAGATCAAAGAGGGTCTTGCGCTTCCCGTGCAGAAGTTTTGCCAGAACTCGTACCAGGAGCGTGCGCCGTCCATGCGTCCGGCGGAgagccccgtcgtcgcgaaggtGTGA
- the CDC25 gene encoding predicted protein (Putative dual phosphatase cdc25. Control cell division cycle) has product MQKKVRAQRALLGGGGEGSTGGPGDPGCRAMALGHGHDPGGLLSPVSSIGVKLDSLHHWNGTPGAPAGHPAAIDGARVPNSAMIERARLAEPSSMSLSFSPGTAEQAHELRPSGYYPPTTVAPATRGNVERDLEPVRSNDGMSFADMLARNGGDSAPVEPEHPGAKRKAAAIGGPESPLASPPYSAVIRRVDSRDDRMCTPSSANSSPMDAREDFVSSGGRGTLGGIGTLGGSGGGGEGGEGGRNTAVHGAFSPLQEGPESILPCVVDAEHGLPHVLDETLARVLQQCAAGAMRAHVIDCRYPHEFDAGHVRGAVNVHEPAALQRYLCAVLAEDADRAQFLLANSSSRMGDGRAQNVGGVHTHDDDSVRRSLMAHAQNSAFILYCDFSGERAPRMWRHVRNLDRRDHVMDYPCLSFPHMYVLRGGYASFAQRADLRGWCTGPHLRVDDPGAVELSRRCASGLRNCWHVARLSKGIGDVPRVGCGGGGDDDGFGVGGISAGGTTRMRSRVFGRDDDAFEEEGEYGGSWRGGWGWRGRWEMRDEPRECFDDDMCE; this is encoded by the exons atgcaGAAGAAGGTCAgagcgcagcgcgcgctcctcggcggcggcggcgaagggtccACGGGCGGCCCCGGAGATCCGGGATGCCGTGCTATGGCGCTCGGTCATGGACACGATCCGGGCGGGCTGCTGTCGCCCGTGTCCAGCATCGGCGTCAAGCTCGACTCGCTGCACCACTGGAACGGCACCCCGGGGGCACCCGCGGGccacccggcggcgatcgacggcgcgcgagtCCCCAACTCGGCGatgatcgagcgcgcgcgtctcgccgagCCATCGTCGATGTCCTTGTCCTTTTCCCCGGGCACCGCGGAGCAGGCGCACGAGCTGAGGCCCTCGGGCTATTATCCTCCcacgacggtggcgccggcgacgcgcgggaacgTGGAGCGGGACCTCGAACCCGTTCGATCGAACGACGGGATGTCGTTCGCGGACATGCTGGCCAGGAACGGAG GCGACTCCGCCCCGGTCGAACCGGAGCATCCAGGCGCCAAGCGCAAGGCGGCCGCGATCGGCGGACCCGAATccccgctcgcctcgccgccctaCTCCGCCGTCATCCGCCGAGTGGACTCGAGGGACGATCGGATGtgcacgccgtcgagcgcgaacTCGTCGCCCATGGATGCGCGCGAAGATTTCGTCTCATCCGGGGGGCGAGGAACACTGGGAGGAATAGGAACACTAGgaggaagcggcggcggcggggaaggCGGGGAAGGCGGCCGAAACACCGCGGTTCACGGCGCATTCTCGCCGCTTCAGGAAGGCCCAGAGTCGATCTTGCCGTGCGTGGTTGACGCGGAGCACGGGCTCCCGCACGTGCTCGACGAGACGCTGGCGAGGGTCCTTCAGCagtgcgccgcgggcgccatgcGCGCGCACGTCATCGACTGCAGGTACCCGCACGAGTTCGACGCCGGGCACGTGCGGGGCGCGGTGAACGTTCACGAGCCGGCGGCGCTGCAGCGCTACCTctgcgccgtcctcgccgaggacgcggatcGGGCGCAGTTTTTGTTGGCCAATTCATCATCGAGAATGGGGGACGGGCGGGCTCAAAACGTGGGTGGGGTGCAcacgcacgacgacgacagcgttCGCAGGTCGCTCATGGCGCACGCGCAGAACAGCGCGTTCATCCTGTACTGCGACTTTAGCGGGGAACGAGCGCCGAGGATGTGGCGACACGTTCGCAacctcgaccgccgcgatcaCGTCATGGACTATCCGTGCCTGTCGTTTCCGCACATGTACGTGCTGCGGGGAGGGTACGCCTCGTTCGCGCAGAGGGCTGACCTGCGAGGGTGGTGCACCGGGCCGCACCTTCGCGTGGACgacccgggcgcggtggagctGAGCAGGCGATGCGCGAGCGGATTGCGAAACTGCTGGCACGTCGCGAGGCTGAGCAAGGGCATCGGCGACGTGCCCCGCGTCggttgcggcggcggcggcgacgacgacggcttcggcgtcggcggtatCAGCGCCGGCGGGACCACGCGCATGAGGAGCCGGGTGttcggccgcgacgacgacgcgttcgaagAGGAAGGGGAGTACGGGGGGAGCTGGCGCGGGGGCTGGggctggcgcgggcggtgggaGATGAGGGACGAGCCCAGGGAgtgcttcgacgacgacatgtGCGAATGA